One segment of uncultured Desulfovibrio sp. DNA contains the following:
- a CDS encoding ABC transporter ATP-binding protein: MSLLYEGHDLVQRYDGREALRLSCLEVEEGESLALTGPNGCGKSTLLRLLAFLEQPAAGVLRYAGSATPRMEVTLLLQEAYLLRASVYDNVTLGLRLRGWRGDRRAAYETAMRAVGFEQPRDMAGRGPRALSGGERQRVALAARLLLRPRVLLLDEPTSSVDARSGRAIVEAVQHCLRQGTTVICATHDRALVEALAARELSLGRDWHEGLEMSGQDQGTQPPAA, from the coding sequence GTGAGTCTCCTGTACGAGGGGCACGATCTGGTGCAGCGCTATGACGGGCGCGAGGCCCTGCGCCTTTCCTGTCTGGAAGTGGAGGAGGGCGAAAGCCTGGCCCTCACCGGCCCCAATGGCTGCGGCAAGTCCACGCTGCTGCGTCTGCTGGCCTTTCTGGAACAGCCGGCGGCCGGCGTGCTGCGCTATGCGGGCAGCGCCACTCCCCGCATGGAAGTGACCCTGCTGTTGCAGGAAGCCTACCTGCTGCGGGCCTCCGTATACGACAATGTGACGCTGGGGTTGCGCCTGCGCGGCTGGCGCGGAGACCGGCGGGCAGCCTATGAAACGGCCATGCGGGCCGTGGGCTTTGAACAGCCCCGGGATATGGCCGGACGAGGCCCGCGGGCGCTGTCCGGCGGGGAGCGGCAGCGGGTGGCGCTGGCCGCCCGTCTGTTGCTGCGGCCGCGGGTGCTGCTGCTGGATGAACCCACGTCCAGTGTGGATGCCCGCAGCGGGCGGGCCATTGTGGAGGCGGTGCAGCACTGCCTGCGCCAGGGCACCACGGTGATCTGTGCCACGCATGACCGCGCGCTGGTGGAGGCCCTGGCCGCACGGGAGCTGTCGCTGGGGCGTGACTGGCATGAAGGGCTTGAAATGAGCGGACAGGATCAGGGCACGCAGCCCCCCGCCGCGTGA
- a CDS encoding GDSL-type esterase/lipase family protein, whose amino-acid sequence MSRTMTETWFFYGDSLTLAVNDDSMQGGWVGRLALMGSRAGFYALPPATFYNLGVRRHTVFDVKARWKQEWDARQLPGIVPHVAFCAGVVDMVPADGKAVSEVCAAMADMLDEAAALAPVLLISVPPVANAEVRTRIEALNAAYGAMCAQKGLAWADIYTELRTSDVYMNSLRDGTHAAPEGCAFMAERLFALPQVRAFLGAKD is encoded by the coding sequence ATGTCGCGCACCATGACGGAAACATGGTTCTTTTACGGTGACTCGCTGACGCTGGCCGTCAATGACGACAGCATGCAGGGCGGCTGGGTGGGCCGCCTGGCCCTCATGGGCAGCCGGGCGGGCTTCTATGCCCTGCCGCCGGCCACGTTCTACAATCTGGGCGTGCGCCGGCATACGGTGTTTGACGTGAAGGCGCGCTGGAAACAGGAATGGGATGCCCGGCAGCTGCCCGGCATCGTCCCGCACGTGGCCTTCTGCGCCGGCGTGGTGGACATGGTGCCCGCTGACGGCAAAGCCGTTTCCGAAGTGTGCGCCGCCATGGCGGACATGCTGGACGAGGCCGCGGCCCTGGCGCCGGTGCTGCTCATCAGCGTGCCCCCGGTGGCCAATGCCGAAGTCCGTACCCGCATCGAGGCCCTCAATGCCGCCTATGGTGCCATGTGCGCTCAAAAGGGCCTGGCCTGGGCAGATATCTATACAGAGCTGCGCACCTCGGACGTGTACATGAACAGCCTGCGTGACGGCACCCACGCCGCCCCCGAAGGCTGCGCCTTCATGGCCGAACGCCTTTTTGCCCTGCCGCAGGTGCGTGCCTTCCTGGGAGCAAAGGACTAG
- a CDS encoding NAD-binding protein, producing MKYLPSQLMSFLRERGANHNTAILRRFCITLCLMVAAYSVVFHWIMEYEGQHHSWITGVYWTLTVMSTLGFGDITFTSDMGRLFSILVLISGVIFFLIMLPFTFIQHFYLPWLENQKKDMVPRQLPPSTRDHVIIVGNGPIPLNLADDLRHYGVHNVLLCQDPQTGLELLEQGYSVAAGDHDDVKTYEKLRAAAAAMLVVLDTDIRCTNIAFTAREAAPRLTIAAGVDNADSSDILRLAGCTRVFEFHNVLGEALARRVLNPAQRAGIMGRFGNLVVAEVPVMHSALAGKKLLDCGLRESTGVNVVGVWDRGVFHLPRPDTVFTHSCVLVIAGTEHQVRALDRLISKPRASREAQPPAVILGGGRVGLSVATHLARRRIPAVIVDRKEHINSKSTPHIRGDASDMAVLERAGIRKTASIIITTHDDDANIYLSIFCRRLRPDAQILCRASLDRNVNGLHSAGADQVLSLASLVSSSIFSLLSPDKLLMINERLSIFRYTIRGSLSGKTLRDCGIRNRTQCSVVAIRSTTGAMYVNPAPGHTFALGDALYLIGDSEGEEKFRKLYGVDHNLGSHDVDLS from the coding sequence ATGAAATATCTGCCCTCCCAGCTCATGTCCTTCCTGCGGGAACGGGGCGCCAATCATAATACGGCCATTCTGCGGCGTTTCTGCATTACCCTGTGCCTCATGGTCGCTGCCTACAGCGTCGTCTTCCACTGGATCATGGAATACGAGGGCCAGCACCATTCCTGGATTACCGGCGTGTACTGGACGCTTACGGTCATGTCCACCCTGGGATTCGGCGACATCACCTTCACCTCGGACATGGGCCGCCTCTTTTCCATTCTGGTGCTCATTTCGGGCGTCATCTTCTTTCTGATCATGCTGCCCTTCACCTTCATCCAGCACTTCTATCTGCCGTGGCTGGAAAATCAGAAAAAGGACATGGTGCCCCGCCAGCTGCCGCCCTCCACCCGCGATCACGTCATCATTGTGGGCAATGGTCCCATTCCCCTCAACCTTGCCGATGATCTGCGCCATTACGGCGTGCACAATGTGCTGCTCTGCCAGGACCCGCAGACTGGCCTGGAACTGCTGGAACAGGGCTATTCCGTGGCCGCCGGCGACCATGACGACGTCAAGACCTACGAAAAGCTGCGGGCCGCTGCCGCGGCCATGCTGGTTGTGCTGGATACGGATATTCGCTGCACCAATATTGCCTTTACCGCCCGTGAGGCAGCGCCGCGCCTGACCATAGCCGCCGGGGTGGACAATGCCGATTCCAGCGACATCCTGCGCCTGGCGGGCTGCACACGGGTTTTTGAATTTCACAATGTTCTGGGGGAAGCCCTGGCCCGGCGCGTGCTCAACCCCGCGCAGCGGGCGGGCATCATGGGTCGCTTCGGCAATCTGGTGGTGGCGGAGGTGCCCGTCATGCACAGTGCCCTGGCGGGCAAGAAACTGCTGGACTGCGGCCTGCGCGAAAGCACGGGCGTCAACGTGGTGGGCGTATGGGACCGTGGCGTCTTTCATCTGCCCAGGCCGGACACGGTCTTTACCCACAGCTGCGTGCTGGTCATTGCCGGCACGGAGCATCAGGTCCGCGCGCTGGACCGCCTCATCAGCAAGCCCCGCGCCTCACGGGAGGCACAGCCTCCGGCGGTCATTCTGGGGGGAGGCCGGGTAGGCCTTTCGGTGGCCACGCATCTGGCCCGGCGCCGCATTCCGGCGGTCATCGTGGACCGCAAGGAACACATCAACAGCAAGTCCACCCCGCATATCCGCGGCGATGCTTCGGACATGGCGGTGCTGGAACGGGCGGGCATCCGCAAGACCGCCTCCATCATCATCACCACCCATGACGATGACGCCAATATCTACCTGAGCATCTTCTGCCGCCGCCTGCGCCCCGATGCCCAGATTCTGTGCCGGGCCTCACTGGACCGCAACGTCAACGGCCTGCACAGCGCCGGCGCCGATCAGGTGCTTTCCCTTGCCTCGCTGGTGAGCAGCAGCATCTTCAGCCTGCTGTCCCCGGACAAGCTGCTCATGATCAATGAACGCCTGTCCATCTTCCGCTACACCATACGCGGTTCCCTCAGCGGCAAAACCCTGCGGGACTGCGGCATCCGCAACCGGACCCAGTGCAGCGTGGTGGCCATTCGCTCCACCACCGGCGCCATGTACGTCAACCCGGCTCCCGGCCACACCTTTGCCCTGGGTGATGCCCTTTATCTCATCGGCGATTCCGAAGGCGAGGAAAAATTCCGCAAACTCTATGGCGTGGACCACAACCTGGGCAGCCACGACGTGGACCTGAGCTGA
- the rnc gene encoding ribonuclease III codes for MKQSTPDLPDSAALRRLEDALGYHFRNVQLLHLALTHSSWANERGAGQRHNERLEFLGDAVLELAVSKELFERFHDLREGELTRLRSQLVSTTSLAERARELGIRELLLLGRGEEQQGGRQRDTVLSDAFEAVLAAVYEDGGFAAAQQCVGRIFAGLWPCGQHAPAHKDYKTRLQEVTQQRYRQRPVYRLVNSRGPEHAKVFDVAVMLPDGREIAASGTSCKKAEQEAARLALLACEVPDETASQ; via the coding sequence ATGAAACAGAGCACCCCCGATTTGCCGGACAGTGCGGCGCTGCGGCGCCTGGAAGACGCCCTGGGCTACCATTTTCGCAATGTGCAGCTGCTGCATCTGGCCCTGACGCACAGCTCCTGGGCCAATGAGCGCGGCGCCGGCCAGCGGCATAACGAACGCCTGGAATTTCTGGGCGATGCCGTGCTGGAACTGGCCGTTTCCAAGGAACTTTTCGAACGTTTCCACGATCTGCGCGAGGGGGAACTGACGCGCCTGCGCTCCCAGCTGGTGAGTACCACCAGCCTGGCGGAGCGCGCCCGCGAGCTGGGCATCCGCGAGCTGCTTCTGCTCGGACGGGGCGAGGAGCAGCAGGGAGGCCGCCAGCGGGATACCGTGCTCAGTGACGCCTTTGAGGCCGTGCTGGCCGCCGTCTACGAGGATGGCGGCTTTGCGGCGGCCCAGCAGTGCGTGGGGCGCATCTTTGCCGGCCTCTGGCCCTGCGGGCAGCATGCCCCTGCCCACAAGGACTACAAGACCCGCCTGCAGGAAGTGACCCAGCAGCGCTACCGCCAGCGGCCCGTCTATCGTCTGGTGAACAGCCGGGGACCCGAGCATGCCAAGGTTTTTGACGTGGCCGTGATGCTTCCTGACGGTCGGGAAATTGCGGCCAGCGGCACCAGCTGCAAGAAAGCCGAGCAGGAGGCGGCCCGTCTGGCCCTGCTGGCCTGCGAGGTGCCGGACGAAACCGCGTCGCAGTAA
- a CDS encoding TIGR03960 family B12-binding radical SAM protein, with protein MQNLLPLLPRPSRYVGIEEGACRKSPRDVRLRVALAFPDTYDVGMSYLGQKILYGIVNARPQWWAERVMAPDRESGMLLRRHGAPLCTLESGLPLKQADCVSFSVTNELCYTNILYMLDLADIPLRTADRPDDLAACPLVFAGGGALLSAEPLAPFLDFFVLGDGEETLVDVLELLEKAKEHGWGRSRYLEEARHIPGIYVPSFFIPQADGSLAPRFADYTRPARRIVADLNTAPYPTAQVVPVGAVHNRLSLEIARGCTRGCRFCHAGMVYRPVRERSLDTITRLLQDCLDQTGFDEISFLSLSTGDFSALKTLSNRVLDRCVHEQVSLSLPSLRVGSIDDDIMRRMADIRRTGCTLAPEAGSQRLRDVINKGITEEQILLHVQKLLEYGWRQVKLYFMIGLPTEDDADLLAIADLCRKVRDAAGRGNPRLQVTAALSPFVPKPFTPFQWVEQISMDEIERRVRLVRNAFKGQKFLKLRWHEPAMSHLEGVLSRAGREMADVVERAYRKDALFTSWVEEFRLEPWLEALEECGIDANACIAAREIDAPLPWDHLEAGISREFLLREWQRAQAAKVTEDCRYGACRACGACDTKAFASRLPHCSAPTDDGPLHRNRLVFPQRDQSAHEPHRDAEGRIVCQELHKKPPQIAPELAVKAVQYRIWHSKLGGSAYLSQLEMQAMLERALRRARLPMSFSQGFHPLPLMSFGRALPVGVESRAEWFALSLREALDAAEVTRRLAPVMPSGMDILYLEPVDKQHRTEQSVAERFQLRVDGQDGAALERAFAAFAAETTHVFTRDTKKGPRTADIRPLLREWTRADQTVTFLLDWSSMYLSPLLFCLELLAPLGQADVLRPALHLLKTEQHFLAPGAVPARP; from the coding sequence ATGCAAAATCTGCTTCCCCTGCTGCCGCGCCCCAGCCGCTATGTGGGCATCGAGGAGGGCGCCTGCCGCAAGTCTCCCCGGGATGTCCGCCTGCGCGTGGCGCTGGCCTTTCCTGATACCTACGATGTGGGCATGTCCTACCTCGGCCAGAAGATTCTCTACGGCATTGTCAATGCCCGCCCGCAGTGGTGGGCCGAGCGCGTCATGGCGCCGGACAGGGAGTCCGGCATGCTGCTGCGCCGCCATGGGGCGCCCCTCTGCACCCTGGAATCCGGGCTGCCCCTGAAGCAGGCTGACTGCGTTTCCTTTTCCGTCACCAACGAGCTGTGCTACACCAATATTCTTTACATGCTTGATCTGGCGGACATTCCCCTGCGCACAGCAGACAGGCCGGATGACCTTGCGGCCTGCCCCCTGGTCTTTGCGGGAGGTGGCGCCCTGCTCAGCGCAGAACCCCTTGCCCCCTTCCTGGATTTCTTTGTGCTGGGCGACGGCGAAGAAACCCTGGTGGATGTCCTGGAGCTGCTGGAAAAGGCCAAGGAGCACGGCTGGGGCCGCAGCCGCTATCTTGAAGAAGCCCGCCACATTCCGGGCATTTACGTGCCGTCCTTCTTCATCCCGCAGGCGGACGGCAGCCTGGCCCCGCGTTTTGCCGACTATACGCGCCCTGCCCGGCGCATCGTGGCGGATCTCAATACGGCGCCCTATCCCACCGCGCAGGTGGTGCCCGTGGGGGCCGTGCACAACCGGCTGTCGCTGGAAATTGCGCGCGGATGTACCCGGGGCTGCCGTTTCTGTCATGCGGGCATGGTCTACCGCCCTGTGCGGGAACGCTCCCTGGACACCATCACCCGCCTGCTGCAAGACTGTCTGGACCAGACGGGCTTTGACGAAATTTCCTTTCTTTCCCTGTCCACCGGCGACTTTTCCGCTCTGAAGACCCTGTCCAACAGGGTCCTGGACCGCTGCGTGCACGAGCAGGTCAGTCTTTCCCTGCCCTCGCTGCGCGTCGGTTCCATTGATGACGACATCATGCGCCGCATGGCGGACATCCGTCGCACGGGCTGTACCCTGGCCCCGGAAGCCGGCAGCCAGCGCCTGCGCGATGTCATCAACAAGGGAATCACCGAGGAACAGATACTGCTGCATGTGCAGAAGCTGCTGGAATACGGCTGGCGCCAGGTCAAGCTCTATTTCATGATCGGTCTGCCCACGGAAGACGATGCAGACCTGCTGGCCATTGCCGACCTCTGCCGCAAGGTGCGGGACGCGGCCGGGCGCGGCAATCCCCGCTTGCAGGTCACGGCCGCCCTGTCTCCCTTTGTGCCCAAGCCCTTCACCCCCTTTCAGTGGGTGGAGCAGATCAGCATGGACGAAATCGAACGCCGCGTGCGCCTGGTGCGCAATGCCTTCAAGGGGCAGAAATTCCTCAAGCTGCGCTGGCATGAGCCGGCCATGAGCCATCTGGAGGGCGTGCTGTCCCGCGCCGGACGCGAAATGGCCGATGTGGTGGAACGGGCCTACCGCAAGGATGCCCTCTTTACCAGCTGGGTGGAGGAATTCCGGCTTGAGCCGTGGCTGGAAGCCCTGGAGGAATGCGGCATCGATGCCAATGCCTGCATTGCCGCACGGGAAATTGATGCGCCCCTGCCCTGGGATCATCTGGAAGCGGGCATTTCCCGCGAGTTTCTGCTGCGGGAATGGCAGCGTGCCCAGGCCGCCAAGGTGACGGAAGACTGCCGCTACGGCGCCTGCCGGGCCTGCGGCGCCTGCGATACCAAGGCCTTTGCCTCGCGCCTGCCCCATTGCAGCGCCCCGACGGATGACGGCCCCCTGCACCGCAACCGCCTTGTGTTTCCGCAGCGGGACCAGAGCGCCCACGAGCCGCACCGGGATGCGGAAGGACGCATTGTCTGTCAGGAGCTGCACAAAAAACCGCCGCAGATTGCGCCGGAACTGGCCGTCAAGGCCGTGCAGTACCGCATCTGGCACAGCAAGCTGGGCGGCAGCGCCTATCTCAGCCAGCTGGAAATGCAGGCCATGCTGGAACGCGCCCTGCGCCGCGCCCGGCTGCCCATGAGCTTTTCCCAGGGCTTTCACCCCCTGCCGCTCATGAGTTTTGGCCGTGCCCTGCCCGTGGGCGTGGAAAGCCGGGCCGAATGGTTTGCCCTGAGCCTGCGCGAAGCACTGGATGCCGCCGAAGTGACCAGGCGCCTTGCCCCTGTCATGCCCAGCGGCATGGATATCCTGTATCTGGAACCCGTGGACAAGCAGCACCGCACGGAACAGTCCGTGGCCGAGCGCTTTCAGCTGCGGGTGGACGGACAGGACGGCGCTGCTCTGGAACGGGCCTTTGCCGCCTTTGCGGCGGAAACGACGCATGTCTTTACCCGTGACACCAAGAAAGGCCCGCGCACGGCCGATATCCGTCCCCTGCTGCGGGAATGGACCCGGGCAGACCAGACCGTGACTTTCCTGCTGGACTGGTCTAGCATGTATCTCTCGCCCCTCCTGTTCTGTCTGGAGCTGCTTGCGCCCCTGGGGCAGGCGGATGTTTTGCGCCCAGCCCTGCATCTGCTCAAGACGGAACAGCATTTTCTCGCGCCCGGTGCGGTCCCGGCCAGACCCTGA
- the dtd gene encoding D-aminoacyl-tRNA deacylase translates to MRLLLQRVLEASVSVDGHNIAHVGTGLLVLVGFGQGDGPRFQQSPAFAGMARKLVELRIFPGEGDYADKMHCSVQDAGGSILLVPQFTLYAGCRRGRRPDFTGAAAPAHAASLFDSFVAEVRRIFPGRLGCGQFGADMRVSLCNWGPVTILLDSDELFSQQR, encoded by the coding sequence ATGCGCCTGCTGCTCCAGCGCGTGCTCGAGGCCTCTGTCAGCGTGGACGGCCACAACATTGCCCATGTGGGCACCGGTCTGCTGGTGCTGGTGGGTTTTGGCCAGGGAGACGGCCCCCGCTTTCAGCAGTCGCCGGCCTTTGCCGGCATGGCCCGCAAGCTGGTGGAACTGCGCATCTTTCCCGGCGAGGGCGACTATGCCGACAAGATGCACTGCTCCGTGCAGGACGCCGGCGGCAGCATTCTGCTGGTCCCGCAGTTTACCCTCTATGCCGGCTGCCGGCGGGGACGCCGCCCCGATTTCACGGGAGCCGCCGCACCAGCCCATGCGGCATCCCTGTTTGACAGCTTTGTCGCAGAAGTGCGCCGCATTTTTCCCGGCAGGCTGGGCTGCGGACAGTTCGGCGCCGACATGCGCGTTTCACTCTGCAACTGGGGGCCGGTGACCATCCTGCTGGACTCCGACGAGCTTTTCAGCCAGCAGCGCTGA
- a CDS encoding CarD family transcriptional regulator: MFAAGNLVVYPAQGVGQIERIDSQQIGGAACELYIVRIRSNNIILMVPVSNADHVGLRPLVPAATAARIRNSLLTETERTIHTGQNWNRRFREYSERLKNPDLSVVAEVLRELLLISRNKELSFGERRLLEQAMSLVTGELAEVLHVDEQALRDELLACYAPPPAPEAEAC, encoded by the coding sequence ATGTTTGCAGCCGGCAATCTCGTCGTATATCCTGCGCAGGGTGTCGGGCAGATCGAACGTATCGACAGCCAGCAGATCGGTGGTGCTGCGTGCGAACTCTATATCGTGCGCATTCGTTCCAACAATATCATCCTCATGGTCCCTGTTTCCAATGCGGATCATGTGGGCCTGCGTCCTCTTGTGCCGGCAGCAACGGCCGCACGTATCCGCAATTCCCTGCTTACAGAGACGGAGCGCACCATCCATACCGGACAGAACTGGAACCGCCGCTTCCGCGAATATTCGGAACGTCTCAAGAATCCCGATCTCTCCGTGGTGGCCGAAGTGCTGCGCGAGCTTCTGCTCATCAGCCGCAACAAGGAACTCTCCTTTGGTGAGCGTCGTCTTCTGGAACAGGCCATGAGCCTTGTGACCGGCGAGCTTGCCGAAGTGCTGCATGTGGACGAACAGGCGCTGCGCGATGAGCTGCTGGCATGCTATGCCCCGCCGCCGGCGCCGGAGGCCGAGGCCTGCTAG
- a CDS encoding ABC transporter permease has translation MEYLADGFLTAFTLLLHMDDATRAAIGATLLSTTYAMTAALLLGLPLGFCLGYCQFPGRRFLRLVSDTLLAFPTVLIGLLVYAFITYRGPLGQWGLLFTLPGMAIGQAVLALPIVVSWVAQAVEGLDPRCRETLLTLGARPSQLARLTLWECRYAIGMVCVTAFGRVITEVGIAMMLGGNIRYATRTMTTAIALETSKGEFGQGIALGLVLLFLAFLVNVTLAFFRRRGST, from the coding sequence ATGGAATATCTTGCCGACGGTTTTCTGACAGCGTTCACGCTTTTGCTGCACATGGATGATGCCACCAGAGCGGCCATAGGCGCCACGCTGCTGTCCACCACCTATGCCATGACCGCCGCGCTTCTGCTGGGTCTGCCGCTGGGCTTCTGCCTGGGCTACTGCCAGTTTCCGGGCCGGCGTTTCCTGCGCCTGGTGTCCGATACGCTGCTGGCCTTTCCCACGGTGCTCATCGGTCTGCTGGTCTATGCCTTCATCACCTATCGCGGTCCGCTGGGGCAGTGGGGGCTGCTGTTCACGCTGCCGGGCATGGCCATCGGGCAGGCCGTGCTGGCGCTGCCCATTGTGGTGTCGTGGGTGGCCCAGGCGGTGGAAGGGCTGGACCCGCGCTGCCGTGAAACCCTGCTGACGCTGGGCGCCCGTCCGTCTCAGCTGGCCCGTCTGACCCTCTGGGAATGCCGCTATGCCATCGGCATGGTCTGTGTGACGGCCTTTGGACGGGTCATTACCGAAGTGGGCATCGCCATGATGCTGGGCGGCAATATTCGCTATGCCACCCGCACCATGACCACAGCCATTGCGCTGGAAACCAGCAAGGGGGAATTCGGGCAGGGCATTGCCCTGGGGCTTGTGCTGCTGTTTCTGGCGTTTCTGGTCAATGTGACCCTGGCCTTTTTCCGGCGGAGGGGAAGCACGTGA
- a CDS encoding substrate-binding domain-containing protein, which yields MILLRNLALGLVVAGALVVPARAAETLMMATTTSTQDSGLLEYLNPAFEKETGIDLKWVAVGTGKALEIAKNCDADVLLVHAPAAEKKFVAEGHGIDRRQIMYNDFVLVGPVADPAAVGGKTTAQALAAIAAAKAPFVSRGDESGTHKAEKALWKASNLSPDKESFYISAGQGMMATLNMAAEKKGYALTDRGTWIKFANKQGSKNPLRIVVEGDKALFNQYSVITVNPERCPRVKKSAAKTFEDWWVKPETQKRIADYKLEGKQLFFPNAGK from the coding sequence ATGATACTGCTTCGCAACCTGGCCCTTGGCCTTGTGGTTGCCGGCGCTCTGGTCGTTCCGGCCCGGGCGGCGGAAACCCTCATGATGGCTACCACCACCAGTACGCAGGATTCCGGACTGCTGGAATACCTCAACCCCGCCTTTGAGAAAGAGACGGGCATCGATCTGAAGTGGGTGGCGGTGGGAACCGGCAAGGCCCTGGAAATTGCCAAGAACTGTGATGCCGATGTGCTGCTGGTGCATGCCCCGGCGGCGGAAAAGAAATTTGTGGCCGAAGGGCACGGCATTGATCGCCGTCAGATCATGTACAATGATTTCGTGCTGGTCGGTCCTGTGGCTGATCCCGCTGCCGTGGGGGGCAAGACCACGGCCCAGGCCCTTGCGGCCATTGCCGCCGCCAAGGCGCCCTTTGTCAGCCGCGGTGACGAATCCGGTACGCACAAGGCCGAAAAGGCGCTGTGGAAGGCCAGCAATCTTTCGCCGGACAAGGAATCCTTCTACATTTCCGCCGGTCAGGGCATGATGGCCACCCTGAATATGGCTGCCGAAAAGAAGGGCTATGCGCTGACGGACCGCGGAACGTGGATCAAGTTCGCCAACAAGCAGGGCAGCAAGAATCCTCTGCGCATTGTGGTGGAGGGCGACAAGGCCCTGTTCAATCAGTACAGCGTCATCACCGTCAATCCGGAGCGCTGCCCCCGTGTAAAGAAGAGTGCGGCCAAGACCTTTGAGGATTGGTGGGTCAAGCCCGAAACCCAGAAGCGCATTGCCGACTACAAGCTGGAAGGCAAGCAGCTCTTCTTCCCCAACGCGGGCAAGTAA
- the rho gene encoding transcription termination factor Rho, giving the protein MEKKPRKPVRKRKTEPELLSDSTLSLTDLKTRSMQDLMELAEQYEIENASSMRKQELIFALLQSCASQNGAIFGDGVLEILPDGFGFLRSPLCSYMPGPDDIYVSPSQIRRFSLRKGDVVSGQIRPPKEGERYFALLKVTEIGFEPPENAKNLVLFDNLTPIYPDRQLVMENGDKNLSNRVIDLMAPIGCGQRGLIVAPPRTGKTVLLQSLANAINANNPDVYLIVLLIDERPEEVTDMERTVKQAEVISSTFDEPPQRHVQVCEMVLEKAKRLVERKRDVVILLDSITRLGRAFNTVTPSSGRVLSGGLDANALQRPKRFFGAARNIEEGGSLTIIATALIDTGSRMDEVIFEEFKGTGNMEIFLDRHLAEKRIFPAIDINRTGTRKEDLLLADDILNRVWILRKILAPMSPIDSMEFLLDKMRGTKSNRDFLNAMGK; this is encoded by the coding sequence ATGGAAAAAAAGCCCCGCAAACCTGTTCGCAAAAGAAAGACCGAACCCGAGCTGCTTTCTGACAGCACCCTCAGTCTCACGGATCTCAAAACCCGCAGCATGCAGGACCTCATGGAGCTTGCCGAGCAGTACGAGATCGAAAATGCCAGCTCCATGCGCAAGCAGGAACTCATCTTTGCCCTGCTGCAGAGCTGTGCCTCACAAAACGGCGCCATCTTTGGCGACGGCGTGCTGGAAATTCTGCCCGACGGCTTCGGCTTTCTGCGCTCGCCGCTGTGCAGCTACATGCCTGGACCGGACGACATCTATGTTTCTCCCTCACAGATCCGCCGCTTTTCCCTGCGCAAAGGGGACGTGGTTTCCGGGCAGATCCGCCCCCCCAAGGAGGGTGAGCGCTACTTTGCCCTGCTCAAAGTCACGGAAATCGGCTTTGAGCCACCGGAAAACGCCAAGAATCTCGTTCTGTTCGACAATCTCACGCCCATATATCCCGACCGCCAGCTGGTCATGGAAAACGGCGACAAGAATCTTTCCAACCGGGTCATTGACCTCATGGCCCCCATCGGCTGTGGCCAGCGCGGCCTCATCGTGGCCCCCCCGCGCACCGGCAAGACCGTTCTCCTGCAATCCCTGGCCAATGCCATCAACGCCAACAATCCCGATGTCTACCTCATTGTCCTGCTCATCGACGAGCGCCCCGAAGAAGTCACCGACATGGAGCGCACGGTAAAACAGGCCGAGGTGATCAGCTCCACCTTTGACGAGCCGCCGCAGCGCCATGTGCAGGTGTGCGAAATGGTTCTGGAAAAGGCCAAGCGCCTTGTGGAGCGCAAGCGTGATGTGGTCATTCTGCTGGACTCCATCACCCGTCTGGGCCGGGCCTTCAATACCGTAACCCCCTCTTCCGGCCGCGTGCTTTCCGGCGGTCTGGATGCCAATGCCCTGCAACGTCCCAAGCGTTTCTTCGGAGCGGCACGCAATATCGAGGAAGGCGGCAGCCTGACCATCATTGCCACGGCCCTCATCGATACCGGCTCCCGCATGGATGAAGTCATTTTCGAGGAATTCAAGGGCACCGGCAACATGGAAATCTTTCTGGATCGTCACCTGGCGGAAAAACGTATTTTCCCGGCCATCGACATCAACCGTACCGGGACGCGCAAGGAAGACCTGCTCCTGGCGGACGATATCCTCAACCGGGTCTGGATACTGCGCAAAATCCTTGCGCCCATGTCACCCATCGACAGCATGGAATTCCTGCTGGACAAGATGCGCGGCACCAAGTCCAACAGGGACTTCCTCAACGCCATGGGCAAATGA